Proteins co-encoded in one alpha proteobacterium HIMB5 genomic window:
- a CDS encoding Peptidase S24 (PFAM: Peptidase S24-like), whose protein sequence is MKLTIPYYLHKAGAGFPSPATDYIEEDIDLNMHLIKNVPATFIIRVQGKSMVDVGINDGDLLVVDKSLKPKNFSTVIANVHDELVVKTLVQEKDKKFLTSGSKEFSDRILINEEQDIFIWGVVTYVIHSTY, encoded by the coding sequence ATGAAATTAACTATTCCATATTACTTACATAAAGCAGGCGCTGGGTTTCCCTCTCCTGCAACAGATTACATTGAAGAAGATATTGATCTTAATATGCATCTAATAAAAAACGTTCCCGCTACTTTTATTATCAGAGTTCAAGGAAAATCAATGGTGGACGTTGGTATCAACGATGGTGATCTATTAGTTGTAGATAAAAGTTTAAAACCAAAAAATTTTTCAACTGTTATCGCAAATGTTCATGATGAGCTAGTTGTTAAAACTTTAGTTCAAGAAAAAGATAAAAAATTTTTAACCTCAGGGTCAAAAGAGTTTTCTGACAGAATTTTAATTAATGAAGAACAAGATATTTTTATTTGGGGAGTTGTGACTTATGTCATCCATTCAACATACTAA
- a CDS encoding phosphoribulokinase/uridine kinase family protein (PFAM: Phosphoribulokinase / Uridine kinase family): protein MKITDECFGKVKKDCFKFIKTQETSTEKFKGKEKMLKSFLIPLCDWIVQKADKKKPYFVGLAGGQGTGKTTISSLISIILKKYFKKNVFRVSIDDFYKTRKDRSKLSKSIHPMLMTRGVPGTHDLKLMQTFFKNVKQKSFRSIKVPKFDKSIDDRFPKKNWYNIDKKPDIIIFEGWCVGAKAEENKSLLKSINTMERNRDKNLIWRKYVNNQLKTNYKKLYSQLNSLVYLKAKDFSLLQKWRLKQENKLKLKSKKNSNNKIMSKNEVLEFMQTYQRVTENMFKKAPKYASILMNLNSNHIIKTAVYKDK, encoded by the coding sequence ATGAAAATTACTGATGAGTGTTTTGGTAAAGTAAAAAAAGATTGTTTTAAATTTATTAAAACACAAGAAACATCAACAGAAAAATTTAAGGGTAAAGAAAAGATGTTAAAATCTTTTTTAATACCTTTATGTGATTGGATTGTACAAAAAGCAGATAAAAAAAAACCATATTTTGTTGGATTAGCAGGAGGTCAAGGGACAGGCAAAACAACGATTAGTTCTCTAATATCAATTATATTAAAGAAATACTTTAAAAAAAATGTATTTAGAGTTTCAATTGATGACTTTTATAAAACAAGAAAAGATAGATCAAAACTATCAAAATCTATCCATCCAATGTTAATGACAAGAGGTGTACCTGGCACGCATGATTTAAAACTTATGCAAACCTTTTTTAAAAATGTTAAACAAAAAAGTTTTAGATCTATTAAAGTTCCAAAATTTGATAAGTCCATTGATGATCGTTTCCCAAAAAAAAATTGGTATAATATAGATAAAAAACCTGACATTATAATTTTTGAAGGTTGGTGTGTTGGAGCAAAAGCTGAAGAGAATAAATCATTATTGAAATCAATAAATACAATGGAAAGAAATAGAGATAAAAATTTGATTTGGAGAAAATATGTAAACAATCAATTAAAAACTAATTATAAAAAGCTTTATTCTCAATTAAATTCCCTAGTTTACTTAAAAGCAAAAGATTTCTCATTACTGCAAAAATGGAGATTAAAACAAGAGAACAAATTAAAATTAAAAAGTAAAAAAAATTCAAATAATAAAATTATGAGCAAAAATGAAGTTTTAGAATTTATGCAAACTTATCAAAGGGTAACTGAAAACATGTTCAAGAAAGCTCCAAAATATGCCTCAATATTAATGAATTTAAATAGTAACCATATTATCAAAACTGCAGTATATAAAGATAAATGA
- a CDS encoding RecA protein (PFAM: recA bacterial DNA recombination protein~TIGRFAM: protein RecA), giving the protein MTKSNLKVVKSTKDQEMDLKEKNKALDAAISQITDNFGKGSVMKLGEKRAMDVESVSTGSLSLDLALGIGGLPKGRIIEVYGPESSGKTTLALQVVAEAQKSGGICAFVDAEHALDPVYAKKLGVNTEELLISQPDTGEQALEIADTLVKSGSISVIVIDSVAALTPKAEIEGEMGDHHVGLQSRLMSQALRKLTGSISNTNTMMIFINQIRMKIGVMFGSPETTSGGNALKFYSSVRMDIRRIGAIKDKDEIIGNTTRVKVVKNKVAPPFKVVEFDLMYGRGISKMGELVDLGAKADIIEKSGAWYAYKGEKIGQGRENAKTFLAQNPKIAAEVELAIREKAGVISKKIEGNPLDPEKVEKEKKGTTAKEAKEITAEPASTKKN; this is encoded by the coding sequence ATGACTAAAAGTAATTTAAAGGTAGTGAAATCTACTAAAGATCAAGAAATGGATTTAAAAGAAAAAAATAAGGCGTTAGACGCTGCTATCAGTCAAATAACTGATAATTTTGGTAAAGGCTCAGTAATGAAGCTTGGAGAAAAAAGAGCTATGGATGTTGAGTCTGTATCTACAGGTTCTCTAAGTTTAGACTTAGCTCTAGGAATAGGCGGTTTACCAAAAGGAAGAATTATTGAAGTATATGGACCTGAGTCTTCAGGAAAAACAACTTTAGCATTACAAGTTGTTGCTGAAGCTCAAAAATCAGGCGGCATTTGTGCATTCGTTGATGCAGAACATGCTTTAGACCCAGTTTATGCAAAAAAATTAGGTGTAAATACTGAAGAATTATTAATCTCACAGCCAGATACTGGTGAACAAGCTTTAGAAATCGCTGATACACTAGTAAAATCAGGCTCAATTTCAGTTATTGTTATCGACTCTGTTGCAGCTTTGACCCCTAAAGCTGAGATCGAAGGTGAGATGGGAGATCACCATGTTGGTCTTCAATCAAGATTAATGAGTCAGGCTTTAAGAAAATTAACAGGTTCAATTTCAAACACAAACACAATGATGATTTTCATTAACCAAATCAGAATGAAAATTGGAGTTATGTTTGGAAGTCCTGAAACTACATCAGGTGGTAACGCTCTTAAGTTTTATTCATCTGTAAGAATGGATATTAGAAGAATTGGTGCTATCAAAGATAAAGATGAAATCATTGGTAATACAACAAGAGTAAAAGTTGTTAAAAACAAAGTTGCACCACCATTCAAAGTTGTTGAATTTGATCTTATGTATGGAAGAGGAATTAGCAAAATGGGTGAGCTAGTAGACTTAGGTGCTAAGGCAGATATTATTGAAAAATCAGGCGCTTGGTATGCATATAAAGGTGAGAAAATTGGACAAGGAAGAGAAAACGCTAAAACTTTCTTGGCTCAAAATCCTAAAATTGCTGCTGAAGTAGAGCTAGCTATCAGAGAAAAAGCTGGTGTGATTTCTAAAAAAATTGAAGGAAATCCATTAGATCCTGAAAAAGTAGAAAAAGAGAAAAAAGGTACTACTGCTAAAGAAGCAAAAGAAATAACAGCAGAACCTGCATCTACTAAAAAAAATTAA
- a CDS encoding DNA polymerase IV family protein,impB/mucB/samB family protein (PFAM: impB/mucB/samB family C-terminal; impB/mucB/samB family), with protein MSSIQHTKKIALVDCNSFYVSCERLFNPKIRKKPVVVLSNNDGCIISRSNEAKALGIKMGEPYFKAKNIIIKNDVQVFSSNYSLYGDLSRRVMRTLKRFNSQIEVYSIDEAFMDLSNFSDEDVERVGKEIRETVLQWTGIPTSIGIAKTKTLSKIANHIAKKKQSGVTSLIGIENLDPILEKIEINDVWGVGRQLTKFYQKNGIYNAKQLKNKSNTWIKKCSNVLSSRTAMELRGIPCINLETTQTKRKSCVVSRSFGKRIETFQELKEAVSNYCLNASEKIRSESLVAKAITVFVRTSPFQRDYGYYSNSKTIDFPIATNNSIETVKTAVAILESIFRNGYRYQKAGVMLTGLREDDGRKNLFSSEKDEKINSLMRSIDSTNHRYGRSTLSLASAGVHKKWNMRRNYSSKIDTADFYSLPKIKAV; from the coding sequence ATGTCATCCATTCAACATACTAAAAAGATAGCATTAGTTGATTGTAATTCTTTTTATGTTTCTTGTGAGAGATTATTCAATCCTAAGATAAGAAAAAAACCAGTTGTTGTTTTATCAAATAATGATGGCTGTATTATTTCAAGATCAAATGAAGCAAAAGCTTTAGGTATCAAAATGGGTGAACCTTATTTTAAAGCAAAAAATATTATCATTAAAAATGATGTTCAAGTTTTTTCATCAAATTATTCTTTGTATGGTGATTTATCTAGAAGAGTGATGAGAACTCTAAAAAGATTTAATTCACAAATAGAAGTTTATTCAATTGATGAAGCTTTTATGGATTTATCTAATTTTTCTGATGAAGACGTAGAAAGAGTTGGAAAAGAAATTAGAGAAACTGTTCTACAATGGACGGGTATCCCAACTAGTATTGGAATTGCTAAGACTAAAACTCTAAGTAAAATTGCAAATCATATTGCAAAAAAGAAACAATCTGGAGTTACAAGTTTAATTGGTATTGAAAACTTAGATCCAATATTAGAAAAAATAGAAATTAATGATGTTTGGGGTGTTGGTAGACAGCTTACAAAATTTTATCAAAAAAATGGAATATATAATGCGAAACAACTTAAAAACAAATCTAATACTTGGATCAAAAAATGTTCTAATGTTTTAAGTTCAAGGACTGCAATGGAACTTAGAGGTATTCCTTGTATTAATTTAGAAACAACACAAACAAAAAGAAAAAGTTGTGTTGTATCGAGATCATTCGGGAAAAGAATAGAAACTTTTCAAGAATTAAAAGAAGCTGTGTCTAATTACTGTTTAAATGCATCTGAAAAAATAAGATCAGAGTCTTTGGTTGCAAAAGCAATTACAGTATTTGTTAGAACAAGTCCGTTTCAAAGAGATTATGGTTATTACTCAAACTCAAAAACAATTGATTTTCCGATTGCAACTAACAACAGTATTGAAACTGTCAAAACAGCAGTTGCAATACTTGAAAGTATATTCAGGAATGGTTATCGATATCAAAAAGCAGGTGTAATGTTAACAGGACTTAGAGAAGATGATGGAAGAAAAAATTTATTCTCTTCAGAAAAAGATGAAAAGATAAATAGTCTAATGAGATCTATTGATAGTACTAATCATAGATATGGAAGATCTACACTAAGCCTTGCAAGTGCAGGAGTTCATAAAAAATGGAACATGAGAAGAAATTATTCTTCTAAAATAGATACTGCTGATTTTTATAGTTTACCTAAAATAAAAGCTGTCTAA
- a CDS encoding hypothetical protein (PFAM: conserved hypothetical protein), translated as MKISRRNFLKTSALTSLYFAGFGLPSLANSGSKKNLVIIMLRGGMDGLCAIPIKGDKDFEKMRSKINLDRTLPLTSEFDLHPALETFKNLWDKNESAAVHATNIPYTGRSHFDGQNLMESGGKIPYQEKTGWLGRGMKIAGLSGNGLALALPMPLLIRGVPMNNNYFPVGHKLPYPTTLQIIQNAYKEYDEKLLYENLEIVRTRKLSNTGSDKAWILATNAGTELSRPDGPRVAVFEVDGFDTHAAQGATNGAHADCLSDYDDIIKSLKHSMTKDAFDNTLILTLTEFGRTIKQNSSNGTEHGYGSAILMAGGLLKKAQVYTDWPGLKRKELFEGRDLNSTIDARSIYASAMSTVFDVDFKLIQKEVFWGDELQNYSDRLFKS; from the coding sequence ATGAAGATATCTAGAAGGAATTTTTTAAAAACATCAGCACTTACATCTTTATATTTTGCTGGTTTTGGTTTGCCATCTCTAGCAAATTCAGGATCAAAAAAGAATTTAGTGATCATAATGTTACGCGGAGGTATGGACGGTCTTTGTGCAATTCCTATCAAAGGAGATAAAGATTTTGAGAAAATGAGAAGTAAAATTAATCTTGATAGAACTTTACCATTAACCTCTGAATTTGATTTACACCCAGCATTAGAAACTTTCAAAAATCTTTGGGATAAAAATGAGAGTGCAGCAGTTCATGCAACAAACATTCCATATACTGGTAGATCACACTTCGATGGTCAAAATCTAATGGAGTCTGGCGGTAAAATTCCATATCAAGAAAAGACAGGTTGGCTTGGAAGAGGTATGAAAATCGCAGGATTATCTGGTAATGGATTAGCATTAGCTCTTCCGATGCCGTTGTTAATTAGAGGCGTTCCTATGAATAACAATTATTTTCCAGTAGGTCATAAACTGCCTTATCCAACAACACTTCAAATTATTCAAAATGCTTACAAAGAATATGATGAAAAACTTTTATATGAAAATTTAGAAATAGTTAGAACTAGAAAACTAAGTAACACCGGAAGTGATAAAGCTTGGATTTTGGCAACTAATGCTGGAACAGAATTATCAAGACCAGATGGGCCAAGAGTAGCTGTTTTCGAGGTAGATGGTTTTGATACTCATGCTGCACAAGGTGCAACTAATGGTGCTCATGCAGATTGCCTGTCTGATTATGATGATATTATAAAATCTCTCAAACACTCCATGACAAAAGATGCTTTTGATAATACTTTGATTTTAACTTTAACTGAGTTTGGAAGAACTATTAAACAAAATAGCAGTAACGGAACTGAACATGGTTATGGCTCAGCTATTTTGATGGCTGGAGGATTACTTAAGAAGGCACAAGTTTATACTGATTGGCCTGGATTAAAAAGAAAAGAGCTATTTGAAGGAAGAGATTTAAATTCAACAATTGATGCAAGATCTATTTACGCTTCAGCAATGTCCACTGTATTTGATGTAGATTTTAAACTTATTCAAAAAGAAGTTTTCTGGGGAGACGAGCTTCAAAATTATTCAGACAGACTTTTTAAAAGTTAG
- a CDS encoding hypothetical protein (PFAM: conserved hypothetical protein): MKSFIRKVGFGLGPNDEIPDDPLKWATDQFNNVPEITWTGKIYKERELRKHYRDWVYNDRKVLRKKYKNDKTLYKVKKDQLRKDTGQKFWESLEISIRHNEAINSQHPVFTKLWMFWGNFFAISEKDFLANYSTGPYQREIIRNNMNQTFEKLVYEVTTSWAMIHHLDNSESAGPKSITAREEWRRRKKEPATINENHARELLELHTVSPNAGYTQKDVVQLAEIMTGWQQKWSKTGLETGNVWFNSEYHQPGKKNVLGKEYKRGRKALSAVIKDLVNHPNCRDFVATRLCRFLITDEPTEEMKKPIIKAFKKYDGYLPEIHKAAIKVAFEYNKKFKKFQTPENWLIQVAKISNLDWPPSPEVMDSYELGTAPTRKQRSPERILWEIGHHPYRAKQPNGWSDFSEDWMSPELLIRRLVYAQLSYSFMKSDTRDNPEEFYQNIVEKNFDNPSKIMEYLNQKSRAVEKHTLLFNHPEFLRS, translated from the coding sequence ATGAAAAGTTTCATTAGGAAAGTTGGTTTTGGTTTAGGACCTAATGATGAAATTCCAGATGACCCTCTTAAGTGGGCCACCGATCAATTTAATAATGTTCCAGAAATAACTTGGACAGGAAAAATTTATAAAGAGAGAGAACTAAGAAAACATTACAGAGATTGGGTTTACAATGATCGAAAAGTTTTAAGAAAAAAATATAAGAATGATAAAACTTTATACAAAGTAAAAAAAGATCAATTAAGGAAAGATACGGGACAAAAATTCTGGGAGTCATTAGAAATTAGCATTCGCCACAATGAAGCAATAAATAGCCAACATCCAGTTTTCACAAAGCTTTGGATGTTTTGGGGAAATTTTTTTGCAATAAGTGAAAAAGATTTTTTAGCGAATTATTCTACAGGACCTTATCAAAGAGAAATTATCAGAAATAATATGAATCAAACTTTTGAAAAATTAGTTTATGAGGTAACCACCTCTTGGGCAATGATACATCATCTTGATAACTCTGAAAGTGCAGGTCCAAAGAGTATTACTGCTAGAGAAGAATGGAGAAGAAGAAAAAAAGAACCAGCAACCATTAACGAAAATCATGCACGCGAGTTGTTAGAACTTCATACTGTTTCTCCAAATGCAGGCTATACACAAAAGGATGTTGTGCAATTAGCAGAGATAATGACTGGTTGGCAACAAAAATGGAGTAAAACTGGATTAGAAACGGGCAATGTTTGGTTTAATTCAGAATATCATCAACCAGGAAAAAAAAATGTTTTAGGCAAAGAATATAAAAGAGGTAGAAAAGCATTATCTGCTGTGATTAAAGACTTAGTAAATCACCCAAATTGTAGAGACTTTGTTGCTACAAGATTGTGCAGATTTTTAATCACAGATGAACCTACTGAAGAAATGAAAAAGCCTATTATCAAGGCATTCAAAAAATATGATGGATATTTACCTGAAATACATAAAGCGGCTATAAAAGTCGCTTTTGAATATAATAAAAAATTTAAAAAATTTCAGACACCTGAAAATTGGCTTATCCAAGTTGCAAAAATTAGTAATTTAGATTGGCCTCCTTCACCGGAAGTTATGGATAGTTATGAATTAGGAACAGCACCAACAAGAAAACAAAGATCACCAGAAAGAATTCTCTGGGAAATAGGGCATCATCCTTATAGAGCAAAACAACCCAATGGTTGGTCAGATTTTTCAGAAGATTGGATGTCACCTGAGTTATTAATTAGAAGACTTGTTTATGCACAGTTAAGCTATTCATTCATGAAATCTGATACAAGAGATAACCCTGAAGAATTTTACCAAAATATTGTTGAGAAAAATTTTGATAATCCTAGTAAAATAATGGAATATTTAAATCAAAAAAGTAGAGCTGTTGAAAAACATACTTTACTTTTTAATCATCCGGAGTTTTTAAGATCATGA
- a CDS encoding S-(hydroxymethyl)glutathione synthase (PFAM: Glutathione-dependent formaldehyde-activating enzyme), giving the protein MKKLTCHCGAVEAEINVSGDLEKVVKCNCSICKRKGAVMSMVKNEDFKITKGEDKLKLYQFHSKIAKHYFCSVCGIYTHHNPRSNPAMTGFNVGCVDEIDTFKMSDIAVLDGNNHPLDQKK; this is encoded by the coding sequence ATGAAAAAATTAACATGTCACTGTGGGGCAGTTGAAGCAGAAATAAATGTAAGTGGAGATTTAGAGAAAGTTGTTAAGTGTAACTGTTCTATTTGCAAAAGAAAAGGTGCGGTAATGTCTATGGTTAAAAATGAAGATTTTAAAATTACTAAAGGTGAAGACAAATTAAAACTTTATCAATTTCACAGTAAAATCGCTAAACATTACTTTTGTTCAGTTTGTGGAATTTATACACATCATAATCCTAGAAGCAATCCAGCCATGACAGGTTTTAATGTTGGTTGCGTAGATGAAATAGATACTTTTAAGATGAGTGATATAGCAGTTTTAGATGGAAATAATCATCCACTTGATCAAAAAAAATAA
- a CDS encoding glycosyltransferase group 2 (PFAM: Glycosyl transferase family 2) encodes MKIKILIPVYNDWQSVTKLISEIDDLAKNINHEISIIVVNDASTHDRDTNNNELNNLNSVKILNMKTNQGHARCIATGLKYILEKDEFDYVIPMDGDGEDRPEEINDFLNKIERNDFIPIIGERIKRSESLLFKTCYQIHKLITLVFTGQSIKFGNFTCLPKATVDKMVNEKATWNSFSGSLRKLEKELISIPSIRGTRYFGPSKMNFSSLVKHSLSIISVFRKAVLIRSALFIIIYILLIKSHASIITLIPFLFLLYLIYSVSNLALRENIDEYKTSLSNIESISKIK; translated from the coding sequence ATGAAAATTAAGATTTTAATTCCTGTTTATAATGATTGGCAATCTGTGACTAAGCTAATTAGTGAAATTGATGATTTAGCTAAAAATATAAATCATGAAATTTCAATCATAGTAGTAAATGATGCGTCCACACATGATCGTGACACAAACAATAATGAACTTAATAATTTAAATTCAGTAAAAATCTTAAATATGAAAACCAATCAAGGTCACGCAAGGTGTATTGCAACAGGATTAAAATATATTCTAGAGAAAGATGAATTTGATTACGTAATACCAATGGATGGTGATGGAGAAGACAGACCAGAGGAAATTAATGATTTTTTAAATAAAATTGAAAGAAATGATTTCATACCAATAATTGGTGAAAGAATTAAAAGATCTGAAAGTTTGTTGTTTAAAACCTGTTATCAAATACATAAATTAATTACATTAGTTTTCACTGGACAATCTATTAAATTTGGAAATTTTACTTGTTTGCCAAAAGCAACAGTTGATAAAATGGTTAATGAAAAAGCTACATGGAATAGCTTTTCAGGATCTTTAAGAAAATTAGAAAAAGAATTAATTTCAATCCCATCAATTAGAGGTACTAGATATTTTGGACCTTCAAAGATGAATTTTTCTAGTTTGGTAAAGCACTCTCTTTCAATTATTAGTGTATTTAGAAAAGCAGTTTTGATCCGTTCAGCTTTATTTATAATTATTTACATTTTACTCATTAAAAGTCATGCCTCTATAATTACTTTGATACCATTTCTATTCTTATTGTATTTAATCTATTCTGTTTCAAATTTAGCGTTAAGAGAGAATATTGACGAATATAAAACTTCATTAAGTAACATTGAAAGTATTTCAAAAATAAAATAA
- a CDS encoding type I secretion outer membrane protein, TolC family (PFAM: Outer membrane efflux protein~TIGRFAM: type I secretion outer membrane protein, TolC family), with protein sequence MKKILTLTVALLFLCVNVYAESFTSALQKAFKNNPELNAERENINVSEEELKVSRSNYLPSVTLSGSKSQQETNKLTNQSGGNAAISDVDPTTKSLTLTQTLIDFGRGAEYEKKTIGIDLAKAKLLKKEQDILFKSIEAYTGLIAANEKLNINRDNVNLLERQVESDQIRLERGQSTLSDVAQSESSLAGAQARLIQAENDLLTSKLNYENVIGSLSDPKSLEKKSIFDVNLPMDLSSAINKSKLSNPDLIIAQLEYEQSKKDTYSAKSDLAPSATLSLDRTYTEDLSSTYNERERDTITATVSWPFYAGGKNLASIRKNQSLEFRKKLLLDDMIKKNETSVASAWSSYQSNKSLLNSVQSQVRAAEIANEGITAEYNSGSGRTTLDVIQSNALLLNAQISLADSERNYILSQFNLLKSIGLLNSDYLKIN encoded by the coding sequence ATGAAAAAAATTTTAACACTTACTGTTGCGCTATTATTCTTATGCGTAAATGTTTATGCAGAGAGCTTTACTAGTGCTTTACAAAAAGCATTTAAAAATAATCCTGAATTAAATGCAGAGAGAGAAAACATTAATGTTTCTGAAGAAGAGCTTAAAGTTTCTAGGAGTAATTATCTACCATCAGTAACACTAAGTGGAAGTAAAAGTCAGCAAGAAACAAATAAATTAACTAATCAATCTGGTGGTAATGCTGCAATTAGCGATGTAGATCCAACCACAAAATCCTTAACTTTAACACAAACTTTAATTGATTTTGGCAGAGGTGCAGAATACGAAAAGAAAACCATTGGTATTGATCTTGCAAAAGCAAAACTTTTAAAAAAAGAACAAGATATTCTCTTTAAATCTATTGAAGCATATACTGGATTGATTGCAGCAAATGAAAAACTTAACATTAATAGAGATAATGTTAATTTATTAGAAAGACAAGTTGAGTCTGATCAAATTAGACTTGAAAGGGGACAATCTACACTTTCAGATGTTGCTCAATCAGAATCTTCACTTGCGGGGGCTCAAGCGAGATTAATACAAGCAGAAAATGATTTATTAACAAGTAAATTAAATTATGAAAATGTAATTGGATCATTATCTGATCCAAAATCATTAGAAAAAAAATCGATTTTTGATGTAAATCTTCCGATGGACCTTAGTTCAGCAATTAATAAATCAAAACTAAGTAACCCAGATTTAATTATTGCCCAATTAGAATACGAACAATCAAAAAAAGATACTTATTCAGCTAAATCAGATTTAGCACCCTCTGCTACTTTATCTTTAGATAGAACTTATACTGAAGATTTGAGTTCTACTTATAATGAAAGAGAAAGAGATACTATAACAGCCACAGTTTCATGGCCTTTCTATGCAGGAGGAAAAAATCTTGCTTCAATTAGAAAAAATCAAAGTTTAGAGTTTAGAAAAAAATTATTATTAGATGATATGATTAAAAAAAATGAAACTTCAGTTGCAAGCGCTTGGTCCTCATATCAGTCTAACAAAAGTTTATTAAATTCTGTTCAATCACAAGTAAGAGCAGCTGAAATAGCTAATGAAGGAATTACTGCAGAATATAATAGTGGTTCTGGAAGAACGACTTTAGATGTTATTCAATCCAACGCTCTTCTTTTAAATGCTCAAATTTCTTTGGCCGATTCTGAAAGAAACTATATCCTTTCCCAATTCAATCTACTTAAGAGTATTGGTTTATTGAATAGTGATTATCTAAAAATCAACTAA